In the Sediminibacter sp. Hel_I_10 genome, one interval contains:
- a CDS encoding alpha/beta hydrolase, with product MRLKNSICLGFFLLFVMATYAMQNIKKDTSYTVNSSYKKYKKEFPQIEIVKSKQFENVTEIENLAYKTLKSRSLCLDAFINSTAANPAVIMVHGGGWKSGDKSHMKPLAQYIANKGYSCFTVEYRLSDEAIYPNGIYDVKQAIKYIKANAKQFHVDTSKVAVLGASSGAQMATLVGATNNNSKFEERSGDGISSSVQAIINLDGVLAFKHPESSEGKMASWWLGGTYDENPENWQQASALTHTNKHTPPILFINSQYNRFHAGRDDMIKIMDAYSIYSRVETFPNSPHTFWLFHPYFNTTLEYITQFLDKTLKNQ from the coding sequence ATGAGATTAAAAAATAGCATATGTTTGGGGTTCTTTTTGCTGTTTGTAATGGCAACTTATGCTATGCAAAACATTAAAAAGGACACCTCTTATACTGTAAATAGTTCTTATAAAAAGTATAAAAAGGAATTTCCTCAAATTGAAATCGTCAAATCAAAACAATTTGAAAATGTAACGGAGATTGAGAATCTTGCTTATAAAACATTAAAAAGCAGAAGCCTCTGTCTCGACGCTTTTATAAATTCTACAGCAGCTAATCCAGCTGTAATCATGGTACATGGTGGCGGATGGAAGTCTGGTGATAAATCCCACATGAAGCCTTTGGCGCAATACATTGCCAATAAGGGGTATTCTTGTTTTACGGTAGAATATAGATTATCTGATGAAGCCATTTATCCCAATGGGATCTATGATGTCAAACAAGCCATCAAATACATTAAGGCTAATGCCAAACAATTTCATGTAGATACCTCTAAGGTCGCTGTTTTGGGAGCTTCATCTGGAGCACAAATGGCAACATTGGTCGGCGCAACCAACAACAATTCAAAATTTGAGGAACGTTCGGGCGATGGTATATCATCTTCAGTACAAGCCATTATTAATTTAGATGGTGTTTTAGCTTTTAAGCATCCAGAATCCAGTGAAGGTAAAATGGCAAGTTGGTGGTTGGGAGGAACCTATGATGAAAACCCTGAAAATTGGCAGCAAGCTTCAGCATTAACGCATACGAATAAGCATACACCTCCAATTTTATTCATCAATAGTCAGTACAATAGATTTCATGCTGGTAGAGACGATATGATTAAAATTATGGATGCCTATTCCATTTATTCTCGGGTTGAAACCTTTCCAAATAGTCCACATACCTTTTGGTTATTTCACCCTTATTTCAATACCACATTAGAATACATTACACAATTTTTAGATAAAACGCTTAAAAATCAATAA
- a CDS encoding sialidase family protein — protein sequence MRNSNIFITILGITALLFTSCKEEKASRIPFEVKTSMFDQNQKNDLGMKTPKGLETFTIFKPTDSTDQFSNGAVMIAFKDQLYCQWQSSAKDEDSEDTWVAYSSSTDGKHWSSPMILSSSLEDGISTSGGWWVSGDSLVAYINTWPSKVLPEGGFAYYKTSTDGIHWSEKKPVLMSDGSAMQGVFEQDPHTLPNGRIISAAHFQPGLVVAPIYTDDPKGLSGWKRANFSNISIKKDVSREIEPSWFLKENGNAVMVFRDQKSSHHSLASVSEDDGENWSTPVITDMPDSRSKQSAGNLPNGVAFLVNNPVQDKKRTPLAITLSLNGSRFDEAFVLRKTDDIQPLQYEGKYKRPGYHYPKSFVWKQHLYVSYTTNKEDVQYTKIPLSSLNIE from the coding sequence ATGAGAAACAGCAACATTTTTATAACCATTTTAGGAATCACTGCGTTACTGTTTACCTCTTGTAAAGAAGAAAAAGCGTCTAGGATTCCTTTTGAAGTGAAAACAAGTATGTTTGATCAGAACCAAAAGAATGATTTGGGGATGAAAACTCCTAAGGGTTTAGAAACGTTTACAATATTTAAACCAACTGACAGTACAGATCAATTTAGTAACGGTGCTGTAATGATAGCTTTTAAAGATCAATTGTACTGTCAATGGCAAAGCTCGGCGAAAGATGAAGATTCAGAAGATACTTGGGTCGCTTACAGCAGCAGTACTGACGGTAAACACTGGTCGTCACCAATGATTTTATCGAGCAGTTTAGAAGATGGCATTTCAACCTCAGGCGGTTGGTGGGTCTCTGGAGATAGCCTTGTGGCGTACATCAATACGTGGCCATCAAAAGTTTTGCCAGAAGGAGGGTTTGCTTATTATAAAACAAGCACCGATGGCATACATTGGTCAGAAAAAAAACCAGTACTCATGTCTGACGGATCGGCCATGCAAGGCGTATTTGAGCAAGATCCGCACACCTTACCTAACGGGCGTATTATAAGCGCAGCTCATTTTCAGCCTGGTTTAGTAGTAGCTCCAATATATACCGATGATCCAAAAGGATTGAGCGGCTGGAAACGCGCCAATTTTTCAAATATCTCCATTAAAAAAGACGTATCACGAGAGATTGAACCAAGTTGGTTTTTAAAAGAGAACGGTAATGCGGTTATGGTTTTTAGAGATCAAAAAAGCTCCCATCATAGTCTAGCTTCAGTTAGTGAAGATGATGGTGAAAACTGGTCAACCCCAGTCATTACCGATATGCCAGACTCACGCTCTAAACAAAGCGCTGGTAATCTACCAAACGGAGTTGCGTTTTTGGTGAATAATCCAGTTCAAGATAAAAAACGCACTCCTTTAGCGATTACGCTTAGTCTAAATGGAAGTAGGTTTGATGAGGCTTTTGTGCTTCGGAAAACCGATGACATTCAACCCCTGCAATATGAAGGAAAATATAAAAGGCCAGGCTACCACTATCCAAAATCCTTTGTTTGGAAACAGCACCTTTACGTGTCTTACACCACTAATAAAGAAGATGTACAATACACAAAAATACCTTTGTCTAGCTTAAATATTGAATAA
- a CDS encoding Gfo/Idh/MocA family oxidoreductase, whose product MKSTPIQTALCSFGMSGHLFHAPFIDVNPNFNLYAVLERSKTIAEGKYPNIKTFRSLEDLLNDNRIELVIVNTPNATHFEITKKCITAGKHVVVEKPFTVTIAEAEELSALAKKHKVKLAVYHNRRWDSDFKTVKKILEDGRLGDLVEAEFHYDRYDTQLSYKNHKETPTEGVGSLYDLGSHIIDQALQLFGMPKSVFASLNHFRDQSKVTDYFDVKLFYKSHYVILKSSYFVREALPAYTLHGTNGSFIKSKSDIQEVELQKELKPNSKNWGIEPETERGLLHFMKDGHAYKELIASEKGDYMFFYNGVYDAIRCDKEVPVSAKEATNVIKIIEAAGQSHKEKRIVDL is encoded by the coding sequence ATGAAAAGCACTCCAATACAAACAGCCTTGTGCTCTTTTGGAATGAGCGGACATTTGTTCCACGCGCCATTTATTGACGTCAACCCGAACTTCAATTTATACGCAGTGTTGGAACGCAGCAAAACTATAGCCGAAGGCAAGTACCCAAACATTAAAACATTCAGGTCTTTAGAAGACTTGCTTAATGATAATCGCATAGAATTAGTGATTGTCAATACGCCAAACGCCACCCATTTTGAAATTACAAAAAAGTGCATCACGGCTGGAAAACATGTGGTTGTAGAAAAACCATTTACAGTAACGATTGCTGAGGCTGAAGAGCTATCAGCTCTAGCCAAAAAACACAAGGTAAAACTTGCCGTTTACCACAACAGGCGTTGGGATAGTGACTTTAAAACAGTTAAAAAAATACTTGAAGATGGTAGGTTGGGAGACCTTGTTGAGGCAGAGTTTCACTATGATAGATATGACACCCAACTCAGCTATAAAAACCATAAAGAAACTCCTACCGAAGGCGTAGGAAGTTTATACGATTTAGGATCGCATATCATTGACCAAGCGCTACAATTATTCGGAATGCCCAAAAGCGTTTTTGCGAGTCTAAATCACTTTAGAGACCAGTCTAAGGTGACTGATTATTTTGATGTCAAACTCTTTTACAAATCGCATTACGTCATTTTAAAATCAAGCTATTTTGTTCGCGAGGCTTTACCGGCTTATACACTTCACGGAACAAATGGGTCTTTCATCAAATCGAAATCTGATATCCAAGAAGTTGAACTCCAAAAAGAATTAAAGCCTAATAGCAAAAACTGGGGCATAGAACCGGAAACCGAGCGCGGTTTGTTACATTTTATGAAAGATGGCCATGCATATAAAGAATTAATTGCTTCAGAAAAAGGAGATTATATGTTCTTCTATAACGGGGTTTATGATGCCATAAGATGTGATAAAGAAGTACCTGTTTCAGCAAAAGAAGCAACAAATGTTATAAAGATTATTGAAGCTGCAGGCCAAAGCCACAAAGAAAAAAGAATAGTTGATTTATGA
- a CDS encoding glycoside hydrolase 43 family protein, translating to MRKAFFVLIAFYAVGLWAQDKPISEVWVSDNGDGTYTNPILHSDFSDPDVIRVGDDYYMTASSFNTAPGLPILHSKDLVNWELVNYALPEQVPLDVFNLPQHGKGVWAPCIRYHNKEFYIFYPDPDFGIYMTKTKDPMGTWSHPVLIKSGKGLIDPTPLWDEDGVTYLAYAYAGSRAGIKSLLVICTMNAEATATNNDEVMIIDGHQNESTIEGPKFYKRNGYYYIFAPAGGVATGWQTILRSKSVYGPYETKKVLHQGNTAINGPHQGAWVTTQTGEDWFLHFQDKGAYGRIVHMQPMTWEANWPVIGVDQNKDGIGEPVATYKKPNVGKRYPLKTPPDSDEFNQPKLGLQWQWQANPEVYYGFPTTMGHFTMYCRPIPEAAKNLYPVSNLLLQKFPSETFTATTKMTFNARFDKEQVGFLIMGLDYSYLKFQQENGQLYLSQVVCKNADKNGEETVIGKTQIATNTVYLRVNVGKGGMCNFLYSLDNTNFKPIGDPFTAREGKWIGSKIGFLALREGVTNDSGSLDIDWIRFTK from the coding sequence ATGAGAAAAGCATTTTTTGTTTTAATAGCATTTTACGCAGTAGGGCTATGGGCTCAAGACAAGCCCATTTCAGAAGTTTGGGTTTCAGATAATGGAGACGGCACTTATACCAACCCCATTTTGCATTCTGATTTTTCAGACCCAGACGTCATAAGAGTAGGAGATGATTATTACATGACCGCATCCTCATTTAACACGGCGCCAGGTTTACCCATCCTTCATTCTAAGGATTTGGTAAATTGGGAATTGGTCAATTACGCATTACCAGAGCAAGTGCCTTTAGATGTGTTTAACTTACCGCAGCATGGTAAGGGGGTTTGGGCACCTTGCATAAGGTATCATAATAAGGAGTTCTATATTTTTTATCCAGATCCAGACTTCGGGATTTATATGACCAAAACCAAAGATCCTATGGGCACTTGGTCTCACCCAGTTTTAATTAAAAGCGGCAAAGGTTTAATAGATCCAACTCCACTTTGGGATGAGGACGGTGTAACCTATTTGGCTTACGCATATGCAGGAAGCCGCGCAGGCATAAAAAGTCTATTGGTCATTTGCACCATGAATGCAGAGGCTACAGCAACCAACAATGATGAGGTCATGATTATTGACGGTCATCAAAACGAATCTACTATAGAAGGACCAAAGTTTTACAAGCGCAACGGCTACTATTATATTTTTGCCCCAGCAGGAGGTGTCGCCACAGGATGGCAAACCATTTTAAGATCAAAGTCTGTTTACGGACCATACGAAACTAAGAAAGTACTTCACCAAGGGAACACCGCCATTAATGGGCCGCATCAAGGGGCTTGGGTAACCACGCAAACGGGAGAAGACTGGTTTTTACATTTTCAAGATAAAGGTGCTTATGGGCGCATTGTGCACATGCAACCCATGACCTGGGAGGCTAACTGGCCAGTAATCGGTGTCGATCAAAATAAAGATGGTATTGGAGAGCCCGTTGCTACCTATAAAAAGCCAAATGTCGGTAAGCGTTATCCTTTAAAAACACCGCCAGATTCTGATGAATTTAATCAACCCAAATTAGGGCTACAATGGCAATGGCAGGCAAATCCTGAAGTTTATTATGGATTTCCAACAACTATGGGGCACTTTACCATGTATTGCAGGCCAATTCCAGAAGCGGCTAAAAACTTATATCCTGTCTCAAACCTACTGCTTCAAAAATTTCCTTCGGAAACATTTACAGCTACTACAAAAATGACCTTTAATGCGCGTTTTGATAAAGAACAAGTAGGCTTTTTAATTATGGGATTAGACTATAGCTATCTCAAGTTTCAGCAAGAGAATGGCCAACTCTATCTTTCTCAAGTGGTCTGTAAAAATGCAGATAAGAATGGAGAAGAAACAGTTATTGGTAAAACCCAAATAGCAACCAATACCGTGTATTTAAGAGTTAATGTTGGTAAGGGCGGTATGTGCAACTTTTTATATAGTCTCGACAATACCAATTTTAAACCTATAGGAGACCCATTCACAGCAAGAGAAGGTAAATGGATTGGATCCAAAATTGGGTTTTTAGCACTTCGTGAAGGCGTCACAAACGATTCTGGAAGTTTAGATATTGATTGGATAAGGTTTACAAAATGA
- a CDS encoding glycoside hydrolase family 105 protein gives MKNIAVLAIIALGFLTSCKEEKTPAETEAPVQELEISEDLKWSERMALSEIKRFPDPTLLDFRDKPRWSYTNGLVLQAMSKVYEQTKNDTLFDYIYDYANRMINEDGSIETYKFSNYNLDMIKSGDAIFYLNEKKQEPRFRKAMDTLHAQLMGQPTTSEGGYWHKKVYPSQMWLDGVYMAEPFHAKYAKTYMQDEETTKMYDKIVLQFDLIEKYSRDPKTGLYFHGWDESKAQKWADKTTGLSQNFWSRGMGWYGMALVDVLDDLPESHPGRERILNYLKQYAEAIVKYQDEATGTWYQVLNMPEKEGNYLEATGTSMFTYTLAKGVNKGYLSETYLDHANKAFEGILKNFITVEDNGVVNLNKCCGVAGLGGDPYRDGTFEYYIGEIVRSNDPKGTGPFIMAALELDK, from the coding sequence ATGAAAAATATAGCGGTATTAGCCATAATAGCATTGGGTTTTCTTACAAGTTGTAAAGAAGAGAAGACGCCAGCAGAAACGGAGGCTCCAGTACAGGAATTGGAAATTTCAGAAGATTTAAAATGGTCTGAGCGCATGGCTTTGTCAGAAATTAAACGCTTTCCAGACCCAACCTTATTAGATTTTAGAGATAAACCGAGATGGAGTTATACAAACGGTTTGGTATTGCAGGCCATGTCAAAGGTCTACGAGCAAACAAAAAACGATACCTTATTTGATTATATCTATGATTATGCAAATAGAATGATCAATGAAGATGGCTCTATAGAAACCTATAAGTTTTCAAACTATAATTTAGATATGATTAAATCTGGTGATGCCATTTTCTATTTGAATGAAAAGAAACAAGAGCCGAGATTTAGAAAAGCAATGGATACACTTCATGCCCAATTAATGGGGCAACCAACAACTTCAGAAGGTGGGTATTGGCACAAAAAAGTATATCCGTCCCAAATGTGGCTCGATGGGGTTTACATGGCAGAACCTTTCCATGCTAAATATGCAAAGACCTACATGCAAGATGAAGAGACTACCAAAATGTATGATAAGATCGTGCTACAGTTTGACTTGATAGAAAAATACAGTCGCGACCCAAAGACAGGGCTGTATTTTCATGGATGGGATGAGAGTAAGGCGCAAAAATGGGCAGATAAAACAACAGGACTATCCCAAAATTTTTGGTCTCGCGGCATGGGTTGGTACGGTATGGCCTTAGTAGATGTGCTTGATGATTTACCAGAGAGCCACCCTGGAAGAGAACGTATTCTTAATTATTTAAAGCAATATGCAGAAGCCATTGTGAAGTATCAAGATGAAGCGACCGGAACTTGGTATCAAGTGTTGAACATGCCTGAGAAAGAAGGAAATTATCTAGAAGCAACGGGAACGAGTATGTTCACCTATACTCTAGCTAAAGGGGTCAATAAGGGATATTTATCAGAAACCTATCTGGATCATGCTAATAAAGCTTTTGAAGGCATACTTAAGAACTTTATTACTGTTGAAGATAATGGCGTTGTCAACCTCAATAAATGCTGTGGTGTCGCAGGCTTGGGAGGCGATCCCTACCGGGATGGTACTTTTGAATACTATATTGGTGAGATCGTGAGATCAAACGACCCTAAAGGAACGGGCCCATTTATCATGGCAGCTTTAGAACTTGATAAATAA
- a CDS encoding DUF4861 family protein, producing the protein MKTITPIVTALCLISLIACKNDKKEAPKEDVIIEEEVVSTPKTYAELSIAKGGQWVDGSRGHEEYDGGTSFENVDHLKVPDNHTDHSWYIRYEGPGWESNKVGYRLYLDWRNAIDIFGKKTDSLVLAGVGQDGFDSYHESESWGQDILKVGKGLGIGSIGRLVDNSLVHFKEVDSTFASVENTEEASKVVVNYNGWKTGNETIDLESTLSIKPDQRVTKHTIQASKAIDGIVTGIINHDVSYTKKESDNKKWGYIATYGVQTLVPDKLGMAVFYEVETAAEVKKGEFDYLVEFKPTTEPIDFYFLGAWEQELNGITNEADFLSYLDEKLKELNDNNAL; encoded by the coding sequence ATGAAAACTATAACACCTATAGTAACAGCGCTTTGCTTAATAAGTTTAATCGCTTGTAAAAACGATAAAAAAGAGGCGCCTAAGGAAGACGTTATCATTGAAGAGGAGGTTGTTTCAACTCCAAAAACCTATGCAGAACTCTCAATTGCCAAGGGAGGTCAATGGGTAGATGGCAGTAGAGGGCATGAAGAATATGATGGCGGGACGTCATTTGAAAACGTAGACCACTTAAAAGTTCCAGATAATCATACCGATCATTCGTGGTACATTCGTTACGAGGGTCCCGGTTGGGAAAGTAACAAAGTAGGCTATCGGCTTTACTTAGACTGGAGAAATGCGATTGATATCTTCGGAAAAAAGACAGATTCTCTAGTGCTCGCAGGAGTTGGTCAAGACGGCTTCGATTCTTACCATGAGTCTGAATCCTGGGGTCAAGACATTCTTAAGGTTGGTAAAGGCCTCGGCATTGGGTCGATTGGACGTTTGGTAGATAACTCTTTAGTGCATTTCAAAGAGGTGGATTCTACGTTCGCTTCTGTTGAAAATACAGAAGAAGCATCAAAAGTGGTCGTGAATTATAACGGCTGGAAAACGGGTAATGAGACTATTGATTTAGAATCTACCTTAAGTATAAAACCAGATCAAAGAGTAACCAAGCATACCATTCAGGCTTCAAAAGCAATTGATGGTATTGTCACTGGTATTATAAACCATGACGTTTCTTATACAAAAAAAGAGAGCGACAACAAGAAATGGGGATACATTGCAACTTATGGCGTGCAAACATTAGTGCCAGATAAATTGGGAATGGCCGTATTTTATGAAGTTGAAACCGCTGCAGAGGTTAAAAAAGGAGAGTTTGATTATTTAGTGGAATTCAAGCCTACTACAGAGCCCATTGACTTCTACTTTTTAGGAGCTTGGGAACAAGAGCTTAATGGTATTACAAACGAAGCAGATTTTTTATCTTACTTAGATGAAAAATTAAAGGAACTCAATGATAATAATGCACTTTAA
- a CDS encoding glycoside hydrolase family 28 protein produces MKLEISYCNIKKYITQILSISQIFLFCALLAFIGCKDEKSKKDTEVQIEGIVENDPWSAMDKVVESVVAPTFPDATFNIMDFGANPNGAANNTMAFKEAIAACVENGGGVVLVPKGKYLTGAIHLDDNINLHLEEGAEILFSTNPQDYYPLVPTSYEGVELMNYSPLIYASNKNNVAVTGKGTLNGQAGIENWWKWCGKEEYGWEKGMPQQKDSLNLPRLMDMGQNGTPLDERVFGDGFYLRPNFIEFYECENVLLEGVKITNSPFWIIHPFKSNNVTVDGVTVESHGPNNDGCDPEYSKNVIIKNCTFNTGDDCIAIKAGRDAEGRRVGIKTENVVVKNCKMIDGHGGVVIGSEMSAGVNNVYVEDCKMDSPNLDRAIRLKTNSRRGGVIDGVYVRNVEVGQVKEAVLKLNMFYATYTDQTGEFIPEIKNIWLENITVKNGGKFGILAKGYEQSPITDVTLKNVTIEKVETAFSLENVSNLNLIDTYINGSLVESPLKNEQ; encoded by the coding sequence ATGAAACTAGAGATCTCTTATTGTAATATCAAAAAATATATAACTCAAATTTTGAGTATTTCTCAAATATTTCTTTTCTGTGCTTTACTCGCTTTTATAGGGTGTAAGGATGAAAAATCCAAAAAAGATACCGAGGTTCAAATAGAGGGCATTGTAGAAAATGATCCTTGGTCTGCTATGGATAAAGTGGTGGAAAGTGTCGTTGCGCCAACGTTTCCAGATGCAACCTTCAATATTATGGATTTTGGAGCAAATCCAAATGGTGCTGCTAATAATACCATGGCTTTTAAAGAAGCAATAGCGGCTTGTGTCGAAAATGGTGGCGGAGTAGTGTTGGTGCCTAAGGGCAAATACCTTACAGGCGCTATTCATTTAGATGATAATATCAATCTTCATTTAGAAGAAGGTGCAGAAATTTTATTTAGCACCAATCCTCAAGATTATTATCCGTTAGTTCCAACATCTTATGAAGGCGTTGAATTGATGAACTACTCTCCGTTAATTTATGCTAGCAATAAGAATAATGTGGCCGTTACAGGTAAAGGCACCTTAAATGGTCAAGCCGGAATTGAGAACTGGTGGAAATGGTGTGGAAAGGAAGAATACGGATGGGAAAAAGGAATGCCACAACAAAAGGATAGTTTGAATTTGCCTAGATTGATGGACATGGGACAAAACGGAACCCCTTTAGATGAACGTGTTTTTGGCGATGGATTCTATCTTCGTCCTAATTTTATTGAGTTTTATGAATGTGAGAATGTATTGTTAGAGGGGGTTAAAATCACCAACTCCCCATTTTGGATCATTCATCCATTTAAATCCAATAATGTTACCGTAGATGGTGTTACGGTTGAAAGTCATGGACCAAATAACGATGGTTGTGATCCAGAATATTCTAAGAATGTGATTATTAAGAATTGTACATTCAATACTGGTGATGATTGTATCGCCATTAAAGCAGGAAGAGATGCCGAGGGAAGAAGAGTAGGCATCAAAACAGAAAATGTTGTGGTTAAAAACTGCAAAATGATTGATGGTCATGGAGGTGTCGTTATTGGCAGCGAAATGTCTGCGGGTGTCAACAATGTGTATGTAGAAGATTGTAAAATGGATAGTCCGAACTTAGATAGAGCCATCCGTTTGAAAACAAATTCAAGACGTGGTGGTGTGATTGATGGCGTATATGTAAGAAATGTTGAGGTTGGTCAAGTTAAGGAAGCGGTTCTAAAATTGAATATGTTTTATGCTACTTATACCGATCAAACAGGTGAGTTCATCCCTGAGATCAAAAATATTTGGTTAGAAAACATAACGGTTAAAAATGGTGGAAAGTTTGGAATTTTGGCAAAAGGCTATGAGCAATCTCCAATTACTGATGTCACCTTAAAAAATGTAACTATAGAAAAAGTAGAAACAGCTTTCTCTCTAGAAAATGTGTCTAACCTAAATCTCATTGATACATACATTAACGGTTCTCTTGTAGAGAGCCCGCTAAAAAACGAGCAATAA
- a CDS encoding cupin domain-containing protein gives MRGFPNSMWSLALCVGVAFSVGDHLSAQEKDYTIESCVNSFSEEKIVPTKVGYQYWFADKDFLDGRTIKMSAVAPGKSTHAPHQHPEDEFFYILEGTAEFYLNGEKVIVEKNTSLYCPSNSMHGISNAGDTELKYLVLKTYEKK, from the coding sequence ATGAGAGGCTTTCCAAACAGCATGTGGTCACTAGCCCTATGTGTTGGTGTCGCTTTTTCTGTAGGAGATCATCTATCTGCTCAAGAAAAAGATTACACCATAGAAAGTTGCGTCAATTCCTTTTCCGAAGAAAAAATAGTACCAACAAAAGTAGGCTATCAGTATTGGTTTGCAGATAAAGATTTTTTAGACGGAAGAACTATCAAAATGAGTGCTGTTGCGCCAGGAAAGTCTACCCATGCACCACACCAACATCCCGAAGATGAATTTTTCTACATTTTGGAGGGTACGGCGGAATTTTATTTAAATGGAGAAAAGGTTATTGTCGAAAAGAACACCAGTTTGTACTGCCCTTCAAATAGCATGCATGGCATAAGTAATGCCGGGGATACCGAACTGAAATATTTAGTGTTAAAAACATACGAGAAAAAATAA